The Shewanella pealeana ATCC 700345 genome contains the following window.
AACCGCGTTGTTGGTCACACCGAGTGCGAATGCAAGTGTGAGGGCTTTTGCCCCTCTCGATAAAAACCGCTTAGAATTGATGCGCACCGTGAGCCCCCAGAGTCATGACATATTGTAGAGTGATGATGTTGTCATCTTCGAAGCCATCAAAGTTCGTGCCTTGTTGGTTGGTATACTGCAAACGCACGGTAGAGAAGTGACTGTGATGCCAAGCTAGGCTCACCTCAGTCTCTTTTAGCTTCTGCGGATCGAAGTGATCGCCATGCATCATTTGGGTATCGGCTTGGCCGTAACGTAGACCCGCCGACCAATGAGGCGACAACTGATAAACGCTGCTTAAATACCAGCCTTCTTGATAGTCTTTGCCTTCATCGCCATGCTCCTCGTGAGCATCATGTTCCTCTAGCGGCTTAAAGTCGGTAACACGGAAGTATTCTCCACTTAGAGTTAAATGCTGATATTTATAGTTACCATTAGGCGCCCACTTATAAACAAAGTCAGCGACATAGGTATTTTCACCCGTGTACTGCGCGCTGTGACTATGGTCATGATCGTGGTCATCTTGCACTTCAACATGCTCGTGCTCATCGGCCGTCATACGACCATTCTCGTTACGCAAGTAACTTAGACCCGCTTGCCAAGAGCCGTTAGCACCGACATCGCCACCAATTTTAGTAAAGGCGGTATACACACCCAAATTTTCATACTCACGCTCGCCGTGCTCGTCGGCGGCGCGCATGTTGTCACCCTTAAAAGCCTCAACACCCATGGTCCAATACAGATCCGTTGGTGCTACATAGCTCAAACGCACACCATCATCGAAATAGTGGCTGCCTAAAAATGCGCGGTAAGCCGCAGGTCTATCTGAGAACGAATCTGTATGTACGTGCTGATTGTTCAAGTAACCAATATCCGACAAGAAGCGGCCGGCGCGAATTGAGAAGCCACCTGGCATGGCTAAGGTCTGAATGAAGGCTTCTTCTAAACCAAGCTCAGTTTCACCGTCATGCATCTCGACCACGGCCGTCAATTTACCGTAGAACATATCGTCGATATTGGCACTCATGGCCAATTCGGTATGGCCCAGACCAAAGCCTTCGACTCGCTCTGACATGGGGCGTTCGCCACTTTGGTAATAGCCATCGAGCACAGCACTAATTGCTGGGTTGGTCAGGCTAGGATCGCTTGCTAGTGCTTGAGTTGAAACCAGCGCGCACGCTGCCGCTACGCCTGTAAGACGCATAGTTGAAATAGTCATTTTTTCTCCGAAATACAGCTAAGTCTTCCCCGTGGGAATACTATGAAAATTCTTAATCAGTGTTGTTAGTGAAGAACTAGGCTGAAGCGGGAGGGGCGCGGCTGTTAAAGAAACTCACATGACGTGAGTTAGACTGTGGAAGGATGTACTCTTGGCTTTCAACTCCCTGAAGCTCAACATCAATATGAAGCTCACAGCTAGGCAGCAGGTTATTGACCTGGTGTTGGTGATAACACAGAGTACAATGGTTTTTAGCGCCATCGTCCAAATGACTCAGACTATGAGCGGACGCTGCAAATGACAGACACAGGAATACGGCAATAAGCCCCATTACCAGTTTCAGCTTTACGCTACTCATTCGAATCACAGTGTTAACCTTTTGTGTTAAAACACGACAAGTTTATGTGGATGAAAATTGAAGTCAAGCCTTGATGTGAACGAAGGTTACAAACTGTTTGTGAAGCAGATCACCTAAACTTGAATAGCATTTAATACTGTCTTAAGCTCTAACATCTAATATTGCTAGCGTGAAATGATATCCATAGTGATATTAAACAAGAGTTTATATTTTATTAAGGCGCAAATATCATGCTTGAAGTAATTCGTAAGAACTTAAAGTTTATCATCATGACAACGCTATTTTTTGTTGCGATACTCGGCGGTATTTACTACGTGGAAGCTGCACTAGAAGCACAAGTTCAAGTTATTGACTAAATACCTGCTCTCAGCAAAGTAACCACACAGCGTCTCTCTGATGGCCTAACACCATCAGAGTGTATGTCTGGTAACCACGGTTAACGATACTTTTTTAGATGCTCGCTGTTATCAACAATCTCAACTTCTGGCGCTTGCCTTACTTTCAGGTTGTCCATGATATGACTCACCAACATCAGTAAAATTGCAAAAATAGCTACAGGTATACCAATATTTCTTACCTCAGTATCGAAATAGCTCCACGCAAATAGCACTGCGCCGGTATAAAAGCTAATAATTTTAATCCAAGATAAAATCACACTTTTTCCTAACCATGCCTGACAAAATGGGCATTGGATCTCGGTGCTTAGCCCTTTCCCTCTTTGGTTATCAATTTTATCTATCGCAAATGATTTAGAACAATGGGCGCATATCACTAGAGCAGCCTCTCTTAAGCTATGGATCGGATCGTTTGAACCCAATATTGGGCGAAAAAGTTTAGCAGATTTCGTCCAGTATTCGTTATTTTGTTTATCACTATTTCAATAACGAATCGACAGTTTTCCAATGCCGTAATATTATTACTTAATCTTGGGAACTATCGGACACAGCAAATGCATAAAATGCTCCCCCAAATTTTAATGCTTATTCTAAGCTTATGCTCATTTACAGCAGCGGCTGAGAATACAGAATTAACTAATAATTTAAATAAAATCCAAAGCCTTATTGATAATGATGTCAAAGCACTACCAAGCACTAAAGGCGAAATTAAGAGTTTTCTGGAATATCGCATAGGTCGCAATGCAGCTTTACTTCAGGACACCTTGAAGGAGCAAGTAGAAAAAACCGATCCAGATTTCGCTTTCCTAAAGCCTTATATTGTTAAGCAGTTAGCCTTTACTAATGAAGTAGAAGCTTACTTTGAAAAGCAGAAAGCCAGCCTGATGAGTCAAGTCGGTAGCGGTAGCGACAATAAAGTCATGGTTGGCCTAATGCAGATCCAGCGTGAGCAGGATAAGCTATTCACTGCAGAAAAAAGCCTATTAAACTGGGCCCAAAAGGCAGGAATCGATACCGACGCACAAACTAAAACCTTTATCGCGACCCTGATTACTCGTGCCGATGATCTCAATAGCTTCGTCTACTACAACCAAGAGCGCCTCACTCAAGCTGTAGCCGATGTTCAAGTTGCGGGTACCGATGTTAGCGCCGAGCAGAAGTCTCTTGTGGTAGACCTAAAAGAGCGCTTAGAACAGAGCTCTACTAGTCTTTCCACTACCATAGAGCTGCTCGATAGCTTGGACCAAGATACAGCTCTCTATAAGCAAACTCTGTTTAGCATTTCTGGTGATATCACCCAAGATGTTTTGAACTTAGATGTTGCCAGCAGCTTATTGTCTGAGTGGATGACTATCGCTAAGAATCAAGCGATGGAAAATGGTGCCAGCATTCTATTTAAGCTAATTATCTTCTGCCTTATCCTGTTCCTATCTAGCCTAGTCGGCAAGGTCGTTAAAAGTGTGGTGCAGAAGACGGTCAGCAACTCTAAGCTTAAATTTAGCATGCTGCTGCAAGACTTCTTTATCTCACTCTCGGGTAAAGCGGTTTTCGCACTCGGTCTATTGATTGCCCTATCTCAACTTGGCTTTGAACTGGCGCCACTGCTTGCCGGTTTCGGTATTGCCGGTGTAATTATTGGTTTTGCTTTGCAAGATACACTGTCTAATTTCGCTTCAGGCATGATGATCTTGATCTACCGTCCGTTCGACGTCGGTGATCTTATCAACGCAGGCGGCGTCACCGGTCGTGTCAGTCATATGAGCTTAGTATCGACCACGATTAAGACACTAGATAACCAGAGACTTATCGTGCCAAACAATAAGATCTGGGGCGACACCATCAATAACATTACCGTTGAGCATCAGCGTCGTGTGGATATGACCTTTGGTATTGGCTATGGCGATAATATCGAGCACGCAGAAAAAGTGCTTCACGATATCGTAATGGCGCACCCTCTAGTGCTTAAAGATCCAGAACCTATGATCAAGCTACATACCTTAGGTGAGTCTTCGGTGGACTTTATTGTTCGTCCTTGGGCTAAGCCTGAAGATTACTGGGATGTATACTGGGATATCACTCGCACGGTTAAAATGCGCTTCGACGCCGAAGGCATTAGCATTCCGTTCCCACAGCGCGATGTGCATATCTATCAAACGGCTATAGAGAAGTAACTCTTAAAGATAAAATGAAAAAAGCCCCGACAACCTAAGGTTGTCGGGGCTTTTTATTAGATTCGATAGCTAATACTTTTAGGCTAATCCAACAATCTCGCCATCATCGTTGATATCGACATTGAGATAGCCAGGCTTAATCCCCAGCCCTGGCATAGTCATCACTTTGCCCACAAGCGCCGTGACAAAGCCTGCCCCAGCATTAAGCCTTAGCTCAGTAATAGGCAGTTCAAAACCTGTCGGGATCCCTTTAATATCTGGATCGTGGCTTATCGACATCGGCGTCTTAGCGACACAGATAGGTAGCTCGCCATAGTTATGCTTAGCCAGCCAGTTTAATTGTGACTTAGCTTTATCAGATAGAGTGACGCTCGATGCGCCATAACCCACCTCTGCAAGCGTCATCAGCTTAGACTCAAGGCTAGTATTGCTCTCGTACAGCAAGTTAAAGTCAGATGGCGTCTGCGTCGCACGGTAAACCATATCCGCAAGCTTAGTCGCTCCTTCTGCGCCTTTACCAAAGGCTTCGCTTATCTCACTGCCGAAGGCCTTAGTTTGCTCAATAGCCTGCTTCAGCCACTCAAGTTCCTCGTCGGTATCGGTCGGGAAACGGTTAATTGCGACCACAACTGGCACGCCATATTGGCTGACGTTGTTGATATGCCATTCAAGGTTAGCAAAGCCGACCTTTAGACGCTGCGTATCTGGCTGGTTAATATCTTGGTCAGATTCGATGCCACTATTGGCTTTCAGAGCCTTCAGTGTCACTACCACTACAGATGCGCTCGGAGCGTAGCCCGATTCTCTCACCTTGATGTTACTGAACTTTTCAAAGCCCATATCTGAGCCAAATCCCGCTTCTGTCACGACAACGTCGGCAAGCTTAGCCGCGATGGTATCGGCAATAATCGAAGAGTTACCATGCGCTATATTGGCAAAGGGGCCAGCATGAATAAAGCATGGATCACCAGACAGAGTCTGCATCAAGGTTGGCTCAATCGCATCGGCCATAATCACCGTCATCGCACCTGCAACGCCTAGCGTTTCGGCTGTGATCGGCTCACCTTGATTATTGAGCGCCAATACGAGGCGACCAATACGCTGTCTAAGATCTTTTAAGTCTTGGCTCAGCGCTAGAATCGCCATCAATTCAGACGCTGCAGTGATGTCGAAACCCGACTCATGTACAGGGCCATTAACCGCACCAAAGCCGACTTTAATCTGTCTTAGGCTGCGTTCGTTATGGTCAACCACTCGGCGCCAAAGGATATTTTCAGCATCGATATTAAGCGCAGTTAAACCTGATTCTTGAGTAAAAGCTTCGGCGCCTAAACGTGTTTCATGGAATAGACGTGCGTCGATTGCGGCTGCCGCTAAATTATGGGCACTGCTAACCGCGTGAATATCACCGGTCAAGTGTAGGTTCAGCTCTTCCATCGGCACGACTTGCGCATAACCGCCACCCGCGGCGCCGCCCTTAGTGCCAAATACAGGCCCCATACTAGGCTGACGAATACAGGCGCAGGCTTTAATGCCGTTGAGGTTCATGGCTTGGGTTAAGCCGATAGTTGTTACGGTTTTTCCTTCGCCGAATGGCGTTGGCGTCACCGCAGTGACAATCACCAGTTTGGCATTTTCTCTGTCTGCGAGTCGTTTAGCGACCGACAGCGAAATCTTGGCCTTATTGGCACCACAAAGAGAGAGTTCATCAGGCTCAAGGCCTAAATTATTAGCGATATCAGTGATAGGTAAACAGGTGTGTTGGCGCGAAATTTCAATATCTGAATGCATTCGGATTTTCCACGTTTTATTTTTATGTAGGGTAGTTGCCGCTGCAATATAGGTGATATCAGATAGCGAGAAAACACAAATGCATTGTTATTTTAGCTTTTTGTAATCTACGTCAACAAACTGGTTATTTTTTTGCCGATTTTACGTTCAACTTGGCTAGATGAGCTATTTTCATGATGTAATACCAATCAGTATAAGAAGTTGATCTACTCAGAACGTTTTTTGGCAAATTAATTCAAGGCAAATAACTGAAAGAATGGTTGCTCCCTTGTGAAGTTGTTTAACGCAGAAGTAGGCAGCCAAAAACGTTCCAGAATGGCGAGTTTTAGCGGCTCTGATACTGCGACTCTTAATAAACAAAGAGGGAGCTTAAACCTAGTTTAACTATGCTCTGCACTCGTTGCCTTGTCTCAGTGCCGCTAAACTCTCGCTGAGCGACCAAATCTTTATACTGATTGGTATAAAAAAAGGCGCTTAAAGCGCCCTTTTATCGTAGAGATTGAGACTTATAAGAAAGTGATTTCGCCACTAAGATGTGGACGACGCCCTTTTTGGTCTCTGAGCTCAAATACGGTTTTCCCCTCAAGCTGCTCGGCCGCAAAACTGACGCTACTGGGCATAAATAGTGGTAGTTTAAATGTTACATCAATTTGGCAAGGGCGATCGCCGATACTAGGCATAAGCTGGGCGATACAGCGACCTTTGGACCACATACCATGCGCTAAAATGCGATCGAAGCCAAAGCGCTTCGACATCACAGGATGAAGGTGGATAAGATTATAGTCACCCGATGCCTTAGCGTAACGACGACCTAAATCTTCGGCTAGACTCCAGCTGACAGGCTCTTGCCACGCCATATCGTTAGCCTTAGGTGGGCGAACGCGCTTAGCCTTACCTTCGATACGGTATAGATAAGTCGACACAGACTCCCACACTAGCTCGTCGCTAACATAGGCCTTAGAAACCAAGTCAAACTCGAGACCTGAATCTGTAATACGGCTACTGGTCAGCGCGCATTGAATATTATATTTTTCATCAACGCGAGCACTACGGTGCAAGGTGATACTATTTTTAAGGTGGATCATACCTAGCAGCGGGAAGGTAATAGCGTCGTGGGTAAAAATAACCGCATGCAGCCTAAACGCCATCACATACAGGTATGTCGGTGGCAATGTCTTACCATCAAACTCAAATCCACAAACCTTGGCGTACTGAGCAACCTTGTCCTGTGACAAAGCCACGTTTTCGCTGGTCACTTTGATCATCGGCAGCGGCTGCTCATCCCAACCGGGCTTGCGTCCAAAAAATATCTTGCGATAAAGAGTGAATAGCGACGGCAACGCCTTTAAATCGATACAGTATTCTTTATTCAAACCGATAAAACCTTTCAAAATGACAGGAAAACCAAAATAGGCGGCGCATTATACCTCAAAACTGCCAAACTCGATAATTGCGCCCTGTGTGAAGAATTTTCATCTTATAAACACTGCTGTTTCCAACAGTTTTTAGCCTCTACCCCCAAAGGTAGTAAATAAGATTGAACACTCTTTTGGCCAACTAAGTGCCCCGCGCCCACGACAACAAACAGGGGCTGGGCGGTATCCGCTGACTGCATCAGTTTAACGATGCCTTGCGCCATGGTTTGGTTGCGTCCCCATAGCATTTTTTCAACCATTTCTGTTTCGCCTTCGCGGAGCATTTCCCCTTCCATCAAATCGGCTAACTCGGTTTCATCACCGCTGCGCCAGGCTGAAATTAGCTTAAGCATATCGGCATCTGGGGCCTCTATCGCCTCGCGCACCATGCTCCATTGAGTGTCTGCATCGAATGATGACAAGAGTTCAAATTGAAACTCGGCACTTTCCAGTTGGTATATAGGCTTGGTTCCCGCCTTTTCTACGAGTACGGCGTCAACCCCATAGTTCCCGCTATACCCTAACGCGGCATAGCGACCTATGCTGACCTGCATCGACTGTAGCCAGGGCGCATAGCTTTGAATTGCAGCGCAGAAGCTTAACTTATCTTGGCAATACTGGGAAAGTATCGACTGCGTTTCAGCATCCATAGGCAGCTGCTTTGAGCCATATTTTGCTAATAACGCTGGCACATTGGCATCTCTAATATCGGCCTCAACCACTAACGCCGCAGAGTTTTGATAAGCCTGTTCTATCTGATCAGCTAAAGGGAAAAAGTTAGCCTCGCCAATATGGATTGAGCCCAATAGATAAGCTATCTGCCCTTGATATGATATTTGATAAAACGGCGGTTTATCACCTGGATCAGCTTTAGTTGCTAATGACACAAACAGCATGGCTAGCCCTACTGATGTGAATAAACGCCTAACGACACTTGTTGCGATCATCCTTGCCCCTTATAATTCAGCAAAATGTCTAATTGAGAGGCTGTTATGCCACACACACAGGTTATCGAGCAACTTAAAGCCAGTTTGCAAACCGCCTATCGCCAAGCCATCGATGCTGACGCGAGACTGGATGAGCTAAAAAAAGCGGGCCACGTAAAATTTGATACCATCTTCAGTGCATCTGAAGGTTTTACCACCAAAAGCAACCGTTTTACACCTTATGTGCATGAACTCGCTGCCGAAATGGAAGGCTTTATTCAGGAGCCAGAGTCAATGGCTAAAGGCCTTGAAAGCTACATCCCGAAGCTTGGTTTATTGCTGCAAACCATGCAGGCTTTTCAATCCAACTCAAAGTAACTCTAGTCAATATCAATCCGTTATCAACGGATTGATATCTGTCATCTAACTGTCATACCTGTGTCATACACTTTGCTACCTAACACAATACCGGGTAGGAAAGGATGTCCGCAATCGATCTGCAACTAGAACTCTCAAAGA
Protein-coding sequences here:
- a CDS encoding MaoC family dehydratase, with translation MNKEYCIDLKALPSLFTLYRKIFFGRKPGWDEQPLPMIKVTSENVALSQDKVAQYAKVCGFEFDGKTLPPTYLYVMAFRLHAVIFTHDAITFPLLGMIHLKNSITLHRSARVDEKYNIQCALTSSRITDSGLEFDLVSKAYVSDELVWESVSTYLYRIEGKAKRVRPPKANDMAWQEPVSWSLAEDLGRRYAKASGDYNLIHLHPVMSKRFGFDRILAHGMWSKGRCIAQLMPSIGDRPCQIDVTFKLPLFMPSSVSFAAEQLEGKTVFELRDQKGRRPHLSGEITFL
- a CDS encoding membrane protein, with product MTISTMRLTGVAAACALVSTQALASDPSLTNPAISAVLDGYYQSGERPMSERVEGFGLGHTELAMSANIDDMFYGKLTAVVEMHDGETELGLEEAFIQTLAMPGGFSIRAGRFLSDIGYLNNQHVHTDSFSDRPAAYRAFLGSHYFDDGVRLSYVAPTDLYWTMGVEAFKGDNMRAADEHGEREYENLGVYTAFTKIGGDVGANGSWQAGLSYLRNENGRMTADEHEHVEVQDDHDHDHSHSAQYTGENTYVADFVYKWAPNGNYKYQHLTLSGEYFRVTDFKPLEEHDAHEEHGDEGKDYQEGWYLSSVYQLSPHWSAGLRYGQADTQMMHGDHFDPQKLKETEVSLAWHHSHFSTVRLQYTNQQGTNFDGFEDDNIITLQYVMTLGAHGAHQF
- a CDS encoding TraB/GumN family protein — its product is MIATSVVRRLFTSVGLAMLFVSLATKADPGDKPPFYQISYQGQIAYLLGSIHIGEANFFPLADQIEQAYQNSAALVVEADIRDANVPALLAKYGSKQLPMDAETQSILSQYCQDKLSFCAAIQSYAPWLQSMQVSIGRYAALGYSGNYGVDAVLVEKAGTKPIYQLESAEFQFELLSSFDADTQWSMVREAIEAPDADMLKLISAWRSGDETELADLMEGEMLREGETEMVEKMLWGRNQTMAQGIVKLMQSADTAQPLFVVVGAGHLVGQKSVQSYLLPLGVEAKNCWKQQCL
- a CDS encoding mechanosensitive ion channel family protein, coding for MHKMLPQILMLILSLCSFTAAAENTELTNNLNKIQSLIDNDVKALPSTKGEIKSFLEYRIGRNAALLQDTLKEQVEKTDPDFAFLKPYIVKQLAFTNEVEAYFEKQKASLMSQVGSGSDNKVMVGLMQIQREQDKLFTAEKSLLNWAQKAGIDTDAQTKTFIATLITRADDLNSFVYYNQERLTQAVADVQVAGTDVSAEQKSLVVDLKERLEQSSTSLSTTIELLDSLDQDTALYKQTLFSISGDITQDVLNLDVASSLLSEWMTIAKNQAMENGASILFKLIIFCLILFLSSLVGKVVKSVVQKTVSNSKLKFSMLLQDFFISLSGKAVFALGLLIALSQLGFELAPLLAGFGIAGVIIGFALQDTLSNFASGMMILIYRPFDVGDLINAGGVTGRVSHMSLVSTTIKTLDNQRLIVPNNKIWGDTINNITVEHQRRVDMTFGIGYGDNIEHAEKVLHDIVMAHPLVLKDPEPMIKLHTLGESSVDFIVRPWAKPEDYWDVYWDITRTVKMRFDAEGISIPFPQRDVHIYQTAIEK
- a CDS encoding formate--tetrahydrofolate ligase, encoding MHSDIEISRQHTCLPITDIANNLGLEPDELSLCGANKAKISLSVAKRLADRENAKLVIVTAVTPTPFGEGKTVTTIGLTQAMNLNGIKACACIRQPSMGPVFGTKGGAAGGGYAQVVPMEELNLHLTGDIHAVSSAHNLAAAAIDARLFHETRLGAEAFTQESGLTALNIDAENILWRRVVDHNERSLRQIKVGFGAVNGPVHESGFDITAASELMAILALSQDLKDLRQRIGRLVLALNNQGEPITAETLGVAGAMTVIMADAIEPTLMQTLSGDPCFIHAGPFANIAHGNSSIIADTIAAKLADVVVTEAGFGSDMGFEKFSNIKVRESGYAPSASVVVVTLKALKANSGIESDQDINQPDTQRLKVGFANLEWHINNVSQYGVPVVVAINRFPTDTDEELEWLKQAIEQTKAFGSEISEAFGKGAEGATKLADMVYRATQTPSDFNLLYESNTSLESKLMTLAEVGYGASSVTLSDKAKSQLNWLAKHNYGELPICVAKTPMSISHDPDIKGIPTGFELPITELRLNAGAGFVTALVGKVMTMPGLGIKPGYLNVDINDDGEIVGLA